Proteins encoded by one window of Chondromyces crocatus:
- a CDS encoding MutS family DNA mismatch repair protein, with protein sequence MPLSPPPDAGQPGEIPAVIQPIVRRYDERLSVLRAEMATLESRSQRISRLRGLTFLIAAAGGVYLFLPSSGGGGDLAFGAAHPAIKVVSALAALIFVGLVIFHAVLVTRMGGLELRITLFDRARRRTTGDFSTLVARSEKLTPTDHDYSGDLDLFGKGSLFQLLSVAETGEGDAMLADWLLRPASAEVVAERQEAVRELIELRTFREELAVLGSESGARGRDAEALIAWASSPPLLRTQDPLVRLSAVILPLTLAAFTLTQIVPPATLGLFRHAWLLLVGVQFFLVAAMRSRTEPTLHAASSREAPFGRYRQVLAGIEEQTFSSPLLQRLRAELRGTEPGVRPASEEMLSLQKILGYAELRHNALIHVILNIGLLWDVWCALALDRWRVRSGSRIRSWMQSLGQMEALTSLATFADENPDYAFPEVKESSPRFEARSLAHPLLPRTRRVANDVGFDATADGSDPSAHPVALLITGSNMSGKSTMLRSIGINTVLALAGAPVCAESLELSPLAVRTSMRISDSLEQGVSHFYAEVVRLKRVVDSANRGEQVLFLLDEILHGTNSRERILGAQAVVKHLIERGAIGAVSSHDLGLSPLQEETGGRVRNAHFEELVVEDKMSFDYTLKPGVVSTANALRLMRIAGIGVELPDG encoded by the coding sequence GTGCCGTTGAGCCCTCCCCCCGACGCCGGACAGCCTGGCGAGATCCCCGCCGTCATCCAGCCCATCGTCCGCCGCTACGATGAGCGTCTCTCGGTGCTGCGCGCCGAGATGGCCACCCTCGAGTCCCGCTCGCAGCGCATCTCGCGCCTGCGCGGCCTCACCTTCCTCATCGCCGCGGCCGGGGGCGTCTACCTGTTCCTCCCCTCCTCCGGAGGTGGGGGAGACCTCGCTTTCGGCGCCGCGCACCCGGCGATCAAGGTCGTCTCGGCGCTCGCTGCCCTGATCTTCGTCGGCCTGGTGATCTTTCACGCCGTGCTCGTCACCCGCATGGGAGGGCTGGAGCTGCGCATCACCCTCTTCGACCGCGCGCGTCGGCGCACCACGGGCGACTTCTCGACCCTGGTCGCACGCAGCGAGAAGCTCACCCCGACCGATCACGACTACTCCGGCGATCTCGACCTCTTCGGCAAGGGCTCCCTGTTCCAGCTCCTCTCGGTCGCCGAGACCGGCGAGGGCGACGCCATGCTCGCCGACTGGCTCCTCCGGCCTGCCTCCGCCGAGGTCGTCGCGGAGCGCCAGGAGGCCGTGCGCGAGCTGATCGAGCTGCGCACGTTCCGCGAAGAGCTCGCCGTCCTCGGCTCGGAGTCCGGCGCCCGTGGCCGCGACGCCGAAGCCCTCATCGCCTGGGCCTCGTCGCCCCCTCTCTTGCGGACCCAGGACCCGCTCGTCCGTCTCTCCGCCGTCATCCTCCCCCTGACCCTCGCGGCCTTCACGCTGACCCAGATCGTCCCGCCGGCCACGCTCGGGCTCTTCCGACACGCCTGGCTGCTCCTGGTCGGCGTCCAGTTCTTCCTCGTGGCCGCGATGCGCTCCCGCACCGAGCCCACGCTTCACGCGGCGTCCTCCCGCGAGGCCCCCTTCGGTCGTTACCGTCAGGTGCTCGCGGGCATCGAAGAGCAGACCTTCTCGTCCCCCCTCCTCCAGCGTCTCCGGGCCGAGTTGCGCGGTACGGAGCCAGGCGTCCGCCCGGCGTCGGAGGAGATGCTCTCCTTGCAGAAGATCCTCGGCTACGCCGAGCTGCGCCACAACGCGCTCATCCACGTCATCCTCAACATCGGCCTGCTCTGGGACGTGTGGTGCGCCCTCGCCCTCGATCGCTGGCGGGTGCGTTCGGGGAGCCGCATCCGGTCCTGGATGCAGTCTCTCGGGCAGATGGAGGCGCTCACGAGCCTGGCGACGTTCGCCGACGAGAACCCTGACTACGCCTTCCCCGAGGTGAAGGAGAGCTCACCTCGCTTCGAGGCGAGGTCTCTCGCGCACCCACTCCTCCCGCGGACGCGCCGTGTGGCCAACGATGTGGGCTTCGACGCGACCGCGGACGGGTCGGATCCGAGCGCGCACCCGGTGGCGCTGCTGATCACGGGGTCGAACATGTCCGGCAAGAGCACGATGCTGCGGTCCATCGGGATCAACACGGTCCTCGCGCTGGCCGGGGCACCCGTCTGCGCGGAGTCGCTCGAATTGTCGCCGCTGGCGGTGCGGACGAGCATGCGGATCAGCGATTCGCTGGAGCAGGGGGTGTCCCACTTCTATGCGGAGGTGGTGCGTTTGAAGCGGGTGGTGGACAGCGCCAACCGGGGGGAGCAGGTGCTCTTTCTGCTCGACGAGATCCTGCACGGGACGAACTCGCGTGAGCGGATTCTGGGGGCTCAGGCGGTGGTGAAGCACCTGATCGAGCGCGGGGCGATCGGGGCGGTCTCGTCACACGATCTGGGGCTGTCGCCGCTCCAGGAGGAGACCGGGGGGCGGGTGCGGAATGCGCACTTCGAGGAGCTGGTGGTCGAGGACAAGATGTCGTTCGACTACACGCTGAAGCCTGGGGTGGTCTCGACGGCGAATGCGCTGCGGTTGATGCGGATTGCGGGGATCGGGGTGGAGTTGCCTGACGGTTGA